A segment of the Gavia stellata isolate bGavSte3 chromosome 27, bGavSte3.hap2, whole genome shotgun sequence genome:
ttaaatttttcattgtccaaagtgaagaaaacattacatttgtgttaaatgctttttagaaagatgtatttttaatatggtCAAGAACCACGttagaagaaacaaatacatttattctgTAAAACAGGAATGAAGTGCCACCTTGCACAGGCAGTTACCAGTTTTATAATAAAGTCTTTTTCCTGGACTAACTCAAGCTGTATGACAACTTTATAAAGGGTATGAGAGCTGAGGCCCTTGTGAACCAGAATAGATTTTTCCTTTACAGTTGGTAGTGACGTAGGTAGATCAGTTTCTGAGGATGAAACTTCTCTCTGCACAGTGGACATTCTgtctacaaaaagaaaagaaattagatAGATGTACTGAATTGCtgtatttaaaagttaaaaagaaatccagataTAACTGTTTAGCTACTTCTAGAAAATAATCAGCATCcataatttaacatttttttcagtccagCTTGTGATGCAAGCTTAACCATGTAAAGCATTCTAAGCTAGCCTAATTTAAAGAGCAACTTGAGGTGACATGGGTGCTTAAAATATGACCTTAAAACCATGGTCATTGTACACAGCATACACCACCTTCACCTGGAAGTAACTTCTTCATCTTAGGTAAAAGTGACCTCTCAGATTTTCACCTTCAAGGAAGAAAGCCTGTCTAGCTAAATCACTCAAATGGTCACTGATGTTTTATTCAAATATTCTATTACCCTTGAATATTGCTAAGTAATGCTGCCATATACTAATTTCAGAGGTAAtttgtggtttattttcctttttcatacaaaaaataatttcctttatttttcttgcagctgAACTAGAACTAGCAGACTGCTAGTCTCTTTATTGCCATCTTTACCCAAAATATCTAGTATTGCATTATGCATGTTTTTACTCAAGAGTATTACAGGCCAGGTTCATTGAAGAGTTCATTTGTCTTAGGATTGCAGGCAGTTTTTCCTCAGTTGCTTTGTCCCGAGTTTATCGTAAGCAGTTTCCCAACGAGGGCCGTGGTTTTACCTGCTATTTAACAAGCATTTCCTGAAGCAGTAAGCCAAAACAAACTGGATGGATTTTTAACAGTTCTTTTggtgtttgtttgggtttttttttaatctaggtGGCAATACTAGTTCTTCAGTTAATTTTGCTAACAGGTGGAATCAGAAAAAACTGCAGTTAGAGCCAGTATGAGGAAACATTTATTCATGTACACTAGAAGTAGTATTTAAAGATATTCACTGTGTGTTATAAGATACTCTTAGTTCTCTAGAGCAGAGCTCTTAAATTTTTGTATCTTTACTTGGTGAATCCAGGAGGAGAGGCAAAGGATTTATTAGGTCGGCACATTCCAAAAGACTAAAAGTTACTAAAATAGTAACAATTGTTGTCAGTgttaagaaaaaacaagcttAAGTGTCTGTATCTGAAACATAAAATCCTGTACCATGGACGTTGAACTGTTCCGAGTAGTAAATTAGTCACCAAGCCTTTAGGGCAAAGAATAAGGTAAAGATGCAATTATAGTGAATTGATGTTTTCAGATCTGAAACATCACTgtgtaatgcatttttaatactgtCTGCCTACAGATACATGTATCTGGGACAGCTTTAGAGTGGACAACAGTGCAAAAAATGGCCTAAATAAATGTCCCCTGACAGATACAGCTCTGTTGTCAGCTAGTACTCACATTGAAAACTGACAACTGAAATTGCCAGTAGTCTTCTAAGTATACTTCTGTTATATTGAAATTTCTATTGCCTCCATGTTATTTGAAGATACTTCAAGCAGGGAGTCAGTAGGGCAATTTCTAAAGCTAGCTCATTTGAAGTTCTTCCTTAATTTTCCAGTCAGAGGTGTTACGGGAAGTGAGAACTAATCTTCATTGTAGAttacaagaatttttttttaattgatgcCCAACCACATAAGGGACCAAATAAGCTTGAATAAGGCTACAGTGCAAAAGGATCATTTACCTAAATTATTCTCATCAAACTTTGAAAATGAGTGTGAAAACTTCAGTTCATGATGCTTCAGCTTCCTACTGAAAACTATAAAAGCCCAAACTAAAGTTTTGGGAGGTAGATACAAATCCTTTTTGCATCTGCTGGTTAATTATCAGCTCCGagtgatttttatttgattCTGTTCCACCACAGCCATACTAGTATCGGTGCAGGAAAATTTAAGTAGATCACACCACTCATTTCTAAGACAGCTGCAGTAATACATCTGAGTTATAGCACAGACATAGCCTCTGTGGCAaagattttatttgaaagtaaCACttgatgcctttttttcctggcaagCAGTTTTCACtctttagagaaaataaatggacaATGTCTTATTCCACGATGTCTATAAAATCCTTAATGGATGAAAATTCTGTTGTATTTCATTAATCCAGAGCAAAATCCAAGTTTAAAATAACATGCATAAGAGCTAGCTCAGTTTGGTTGTAacttatttattcctttttactGGAAATCAGGTGCAGAAGGCTTCAGAACATTATCacttttgttgtttctttgcaGGCAGAATTATAGCCTAGGTCTGTAGAGAAAGGAATTATCTTCATGTCTCACTTTCACAGCAGTCAGATTTGCATTTCAATGGTTGGGACAGAAAACTGCTTACCTTCTTTACCTCATCTATGTAATGCATAGTCATTCTATTCTAATAACATATATATAGGTCCTGGTAAACGCTCCTGTGGGGATTTTGGGTGCCTTAGTGAGAGAAAGGGTATTATTTCAACACCCAGGCTGACAggtattttcaaacagaaatttcATCACGTTCACCCCTTCCAGCCTCCATTTGTCCTTCTGTACTTACTCTGGTGTTACACCACTCCGTGATGCATTCCCAGCAGAACAGGTGGCCACAAGGTGTGGCTGTTGTATGTCTCCGTTCTTCCAAACACAAAGTGCAGCAGGAGTGGCGCCCAGTAGTTTTTTCCTTGGTCATATTTCTAGTTAACATAGTTATAtattacttaattttatttagccTACTTGTAAGAAATATTTGATAACACAATCCTAAAGTAAACCCCATCTTCAAGTATTAAATCTTTTTGTGAAGATACCAAAAACATGAATGCAAAGTATGAAATCTAAGAGATGCTTAAAAGAGTGAGGAATGCATCAAATGTTAAATTACATCAGGTTCTAACTTAAGCCAAAGCGTCACTCCAGTGTTCTCCCCGTTCATGAAAGCTATTACACTTCCCACCATTGCTTCCACCTTTTTCTTAGTAAGTAAAAATCATCATACTTCTGATGCGCTAGGTTGCGGTGTAGTTTCCATTCCTGCCTtgctctctgcttctgtttgAAGCTGTACATCTGAACACCAATTGTCAGAAGAAGATGGAAGAGTGAAATTATTCCAAGAAACTTGTAACTTGATCGAATACTCTGATCTTCTCCTTGCAGTCCTCCAAAATGCAGCTACATAGTCACAGAAATAGAGATGTTTTGTTAATGCAGTTTCATGGAACTAtgctcccccccctccccccccccgcccccaaccTCTTGATTTGGGATTATTTCTGTCCAAAAAACTGACATGTTTCTAGGACTTATCAAGCTGCTGTCTCTTAAGAGGTCTAACGTGTCCTGCATGTATCTCATTCAGTCAGGCTACACTTAACTGCTGTTTGTACAAGGATCAGGTGTCTTGTCTGTCCATCAAAACAGCTCATtaattggtttggttttgttatgtAGCTCTGAGCAAATAGTCAAACACCTCTTTTCCACATTGACATTGGGAATTGTTGAGGAGTCTTCTGTCTATACACATTTCTGGGCCAGTGGCTGATGGTTTTTGGAAAGACACTCATTGAAAAGACCAAGTGAAATTAAGCTCTCCATACAGAAAAATGCTATCTGAATGTGTACTGATTTTTGTTCAAAGCTATATTTAAGTATTTCCCATGGATTTATTATGCCATGTCTCACTTTCTGTGTATCCGCAGAAGACAGACTGGACTAGATAGTGTTCTGGAGTTACATAGGGTATTAACTTCTGACAGCACATTTCCATTTATTAGCTGTAATCTTTTGACTGCAGGGACTTGTACCCCCTCTacatagttttaaaattttccctCTCACCCAGTCTGCTCTGCCCATATTCTACTCAGCTACTGCCAAATTCTATATCAGATTTTACACACATGGCACCCCAGAAGAGGCCAAAATACTGTAGTGGACACCACCTTTGAACAAGAAATACATCCACTTACATATGTGATTCCTGTGATTCTTTTGGACAGGTGATAAAAAGTGCCACTTATGTAGAATACTGCCAGATGTAGCCGATGAAGCAAAGGTATGCTTTGTTTAAGAACATACACAATTTGTAAGACTCTCTTCTTCTGCTGTTCTGTAAGCTCCCCAACTTGTTTCTGTATCCAGTTTCGTATTAAGGTCCTACTGGATAAGCCAAGTGCTGGGTTGCTCTGCGAGGTTCTGGACTCATCAGCTTCTCTCTGCAACTCATGTTCCAGGTGCAGCAATGCCTTTTCTAAGCAATAGGGTACTACAGTATGAAGAGAAACGAAGATGGCCCGTCGAAGAAAAGAAGGTACCCTTTTCTTGGTTGAGTCAACTTGAACAATGTTTACATACTCTTCACCCAGAGTCTGATAACCTAAATAATGCGTGTAACAGAAAAGGTGCAGGGTGAGATGGCGATTGCAGTGTCATTCTCTGTACAGTTGAGCAGTGGTGACAGGCTGCTCAGGTCAGAACACATCAGGTTTCAGaaatagttgcatttttttggtgttgaatGAGGCAAGCATTATGTTTACATCAGCATCTGCAACGGTTTTAGGCTTAAAGCAGGGATACTTTTTCATAGTGTCATGcatcccttttttaaaaagagtttttgcttttaaaagaacGTATATCTGGGTTGATAAACTGCTGCCTTTGAACTCACAGCTCCTGACAATTTAGTGGTTTCGTATTTAATGAAAGGCATTTGTAGAAAAACAAACGAGCAAGCCCCTCGCCTTAAAGAGAACCACTGTGCAGCAGTCGTGCTCCAGCTGGTGGTCGCCCCAACCCGCAGCCGCCCAGGACAGACACCTCATTCTTCACACGGTTAGCAGACATGCCAAATACGAAGTCACTGGGCGCGTTACCTGACAAAGTGGTGAGGACGAAGTAGGCTACATCAGAAAGCAGTTCAATCTCTTTCCTCCATTCCAGCCACTTCTTGGCACCTAAGGGACGGGGATCGCTGCAGTTACTTGATGTCAAACTCACGCTGATCCGAGCCCTTCTCCCAGACGCTCCAACACCGGAGCGGCACCCCCCTCGCCCCCGCGGTGGATCGGCCCACCTCCGTCACCCGCTCCGAGAGCTGTGAGGTAGCgcggagctggggagggggtccgCCGCCATCGGCGGATTTCGCAGCGCTGGCGCTGTCACTGCAGGCCCGCCCGCCCCCACAACGCCGAGCGCGGCGGCCCAGCCCCTCGGCAGGGCTCGGGGTGGAGAGGAACCCCCCCGGGAGGCAGTACCCGCCAGCCCGTGCAGCGCggcgccggccccgctccgcagCCCGCTCCGGTACAGCTCGTCCTTCTGCCCGCAGCGCACCAGctgcgccggccccgccgccgccatcgcGCGCGGCGGGTGACGTAACTCCGCGCGGAGGCGGTGCGGCCCTCGGAAGGGGCGGTGCCCCGCCCGCGCGCCGGGAGGCGCAGGGAAGTTGCGTCATTACGGACCTCCCACGAGGAGGGCGGGCGGCTGAGGGGACGCCTCGTGAGGGGGCGGGAGCCGCTTCCCTCCGCCTCCTCAGCGCCgcggctgctgctcctcctccccgctGCACCGCGGGCGGCTCTGACAGCCGTTGAcgctgccccgccgccggctgccCGCCGCCTCGCTCCCGGGAGGCGGCCTTCTGGCGGGGCTCCCCTCGGCTGCCGCGGGGTGGGTGCCCAGCGGCCCGGCCACAGCGCCTGGGCTCGGCCCTGCCGCCGGCTGGCGGCTCCgcagccctggctgcctccCCCAGCGCGCTGCTTAACGCGGCCGCAGAGCAGGCTAGCCCGGGCTCGGCGCCTCCGCCCTGTGGGGTGGCCCAGAAACCCGGGCCACGTCTGGCTGAGGTAAATTGTGTGGGCCAGGCGAAGGCGGCAGTCCGGGCTCCCCGATAGCCGCTCCTGCGGGCCGCCTCGCGTGGCCGGGCTCTGCTCCGCTGGATGCGTGAGCCGCCGGGGGGGCTTGGGGGTGTCGGCGTGCGGTGTGccggccctgcccgctgccctgGCTGGGCGCTGCGGCTTCGTGTAGGCTGAAGGGGTTCAGCCTCTCGGAGCACAGCGCTGCTTCCCGCTGAATGTCCCTCTGCCACAGCGTGTCAGCTGGATGGTTTCCTTTTGTGCTTGATTCACTGGTAAAAGGCGGGatttggagagagaaagatgagTGAACATAAGCGTTAAGATCTTAGTCAACAGTGTTTCTGATAAGTTGCTCTTGATGATGTGTCTAATTGCTAGTTTACTTAGGGAACTGAGGGTGGACTCTTGTCATAAGGCTTATTGGCCTCCTGATGGAGACAGACGGAATCCCATTGCCTACTATGAGCCTGTTGCAGGTGTGActagtgtttaaaaaataaataatttttttggtATGCTCTGTACAAACAATGGCCTTTTTAACAAAGGTAGCGGCATTCTGAAAAAGCTCACTACATATATGCATCTTGAAGTCTGATACATTCATTTTtgtcaaaacactttttttttctttgcagattcTAATGTCACATagttaaaattcagttttgcagcATGCTTAAGTGAGAGGGATGTTAAACAGTTCTGCGATGTATTTGATTTATTTGAGAAAGCTACTTTCACTTGgattaaaata
Coding sequences within it:
- the PEX10 gene encoding peroxisome biogenesis factor 10, whose product is MAAAGPAQLVRCGQKDELYRSGLRSGAGAALHGLAGAKKWLEWRKEIELLSDVAYFVLTTLSGYQTLGEEYVNIVQVDSTKKRVPSFLRRAIFVSLHTVVPYCLEKALLHLEHELQREADESRTSQSNPALGLSSRTLIRNWIQKQVGELTEQQKKRVLQIVYVLKQSIPLLHRLHLAVFYISGTFYHLSKRITGITYLHFGGLQGEDQSIRSSYKFLGIISLFHLLLTIGVQMYSFKQKQRARQEWKLHRNLAHQKNMTKEKTTGRHSCCTLCLEERRHTTATPCGHLFCWECITEWCNTRTECPLCREKFHPQKLIYLRHYQL